In Meiothermus ruber DSM 1279, the following proteins share a genomic window:
- a CDS encoding ATP-binding cassette domain-containing protein, which yields MSSPLLEVRGITKRFGGVTALSEVSFQVYPGEVLALAGDNGAGKSTLIKCISGVHQPEEGQILFEGREVRFHNPREARNAGIETIYQDLALADNLDVGANVFLGREPMKRVLGLPVLDRARMRVEARAVLDTLDIHTALNRPVSALSGGQRQAVAIGRAVYWKARLLIMDEPTAALGVPEQRKVVELIQRLKSQGVAIIFISHNLGDIFAVSDRILVLLRGKKAGERRIGETSGDEIVKLMVGG from the coding sequence ATGAGCAGCCCTCTGCTGGAAGTTCGCGGTATCACCAAGCGGTTTGGTGGGGTGACCGCCCTGAGCGAGGTATCGTTTCAAGTCTACCCGGGCGAGGTGCTAGCCCTAGCTGGTGACAACGGCGCTGGGAAGAGCACCCTGATTAAGTGTATAAGCGGTGTTCATCAACCTGAGGAAGGGCAGATTTTATTTGAAGGGCGCGAGGTGCGTTTTCACAACCCTCGAGAGGCCCGGAACGCAGGCATTGAGACCATTTATCAGGATCTGGCCCTGGCCGATAACCTGGATGTTGGGGCCAATGTTTTCCTGGGTCGTGAACCCATGAAGCGAGTCCTTGGACTGCCTGTACTGGATCGGGCCAGGATGCGGGTTGAGGCCCGCGCTGTGCTGGATACCCTTGATATTCACACGGCCTTGAACCGACCTGTTAGCGCGCTTTCTGGTGGGCAGCGCCAGGCTGTGGCCATCGGGCGGGCTGTCTACTGGAAAGCCCGCTTGCTGATCATGGACGAGCCTACCGCCGCTTTGGGGGTGCCCGAGCAGCGCAAGGTGGTGGAGCTGATCCAGCGGCTGAAGTCGCAGGGGGTGGCCATCATCTTTATTTCGCACAACCTGGGTGACATCTTTGCGGTTTCGGATCGAATCCTGGTGCTCTTGCGCGGCAAGAAGGCAGGCGAGCGCAGGATAGGCGAGACCAGCGGTGATGAGATCGTGAAGCTGATGGTTGGGGGATGA
- a CDS encoding 6-phosphofructokinase: protein MPKLAILTSGGDAPGMNMAVWAACNALEPRGWSCVGVREGFAGLLVGNFVGLNAASILPYTRLGGTFLGTSRDPGFRAKLPEALRALQAADINHLMVLGGNGSLQGARILAQAGLCVVGLPATIDNDVAASEESIGFDTALNLGLLLLDQFRDTAESLPRLCALETLGGSTGFLARAVGQAGGADALLLPEEPLPLERLLEITQTAVARHRFALIVASEGYPGLEATLEALSERVGLRLRFARPSHTLRGGRPSARDRLLARVLAEAGVEHLANHRSGALLIQQGQPVLVPFEQLEPYKTPFGQV from the coding sequence ATGCCTAAGCTAGCCATCCTGACCTCTGGGGGTGATGCACCCGGTATGAATATGGCGGTATGGGCGGCATGTAACGCTCTCGAGCCTCGAGGATGGTCGTGTGTGGGGGTTCGAGAGGGTTTTGCTGGTCTGCTGGTAGGTAACTTTGTCGGTCTCAATGCGGCCTCCATCCTGCCCTATACCCGCCTGGGCGGTACCTTTCTGGGCACCTCGCGAGATCCTGGGTTCAGGGCCAAGCTGCCAGAAGCCTTGAGGGCTTTGCAGGCAGCCGACATCAACCACCTGATGGTGCTGGGCGGGAATGGCTCGCTCCAGGGTGCCAGAATCCTGGCCCAGGCTGGCCTCTGTGTGGTGGGGCTTCCCGCCACCATCGACAACGACGTGGCTGCCTCGGAGGAGTCGATTGGCTTTGATACCGCGCTGAACCTTGGATTATTGCTTCTGGATCAGTTTCGCGACACCGCTGAGTCCCTGCCGCGGCTGTGTGCCCTCGAGACCCTGGGAGGCAGCACCGGCTTCCTGGCGCGGGCGGTGGGTCAGGCTGGTGGAGCCGATGCCTTGCTGCTGCCGGAGGAGCCCCTCCCACTTGAGCGCCTCCTGGAGATTACCCAGACCGCTGTTGCCCGCCATCGCTTTGCCCTGATCGTCGCCTCGGAGGGCTACCCCGGTCTCGAGGCCACCCTAGAGGCGCTGTCTGAGCGGGTTGGCCTGCGCCTGCGCTTTGCACGCCCCTCCCACACCCTGCGGGGTGGCAGGCCTAGCGCTCGCGATCGCCTGCTTGCACGGGTGCTGGCCGAGGCTGGGGTGGAACACCTGGCCAACCATCGCTCGGGGGCTTTGCTGATCCAGCAGGGGCAGCCTGTTCTGGTTCCCTTTGAGCAACTTGAACCATACAAAACCCCTTTCGGACAGGTGTAG
- a CDS encoding class II fructose-bisphosphate aldolase produces the protein MPLVTATEVLKPARAHKYAVGAFNCINLEYVRAVVDTAESLRSPVIVALTTGALGYAGWEALPAAVRAVAEAASTPVVMHLDHGQSLEDIRRALEAGFSSVMIDASHLPLEENILLTREAAQMAHAVGVSLEGELGQIGGKEEEIVSEGLLTDPEMVPYFVEATGLDVLAASFGSIHQKATRDAHLDLPRLERIAAATPLPLVLHGGSGVPNNMLQAAAGRGVAKVNVGTELQRTFARALRNTLQLQPEEWDVRKLLKPSIKAIASVVRERLEVLGSVGRA, from the coding sequence ATGCCCTTAGTTACTGCAACCGAAGTTCTTAAGCCTGCTCGAGCCCATAAGTATGCGGTGGGGGCCTTTAACTGTATCAACCTTGAATACGTTCGCGCCGTGGTGGACACCGCTGAAAGCCTACGGAGTCCGGTTATAGTGGCCCTGACCACCGGAGCCTTGGGCTATGCCGGGTGGGAGGCCCTTCCTGCTGCGGTGCGGGCGGTGGCTGAGGCCGCCAGCACCCCCGTGGTAATGCACCTTGACCATGGTCAGAGCTTAGAGGATATCCGGCGTGCGCTGGAAGCGGGCTTCAGCAGCGTGATGATTGATGCTTCACATCTGCCGCTGGAGGAGAATATCTTGCTCACGCGCGAGGCAGCCCAGATGGCCCACGCGGTGGGGGTGAGCCTGGAGGGGGAACTGGGCCAGATCGGCGGTAAGGAAGAGGAAATTGTCTCCGAAGGGCTGTTAACCGATCCGGAGATGGTGCCGTACTTTGTGGAAGCTACCGGCCTGGATGTTCTGGCAGCCTCCTTCGGTTCGATCCATCAAAAGGCCACACGGGATGCGCATTTAGATCTGCCCCGGCTGGAAAGGATCGCCGCGGCCACGCCGTTGCCCCTGGTGCTGCACGGGGGCTCGGGTGTCCCCAACAACATGCTCCAGGCCGCTGCGGGGCGGGGGGTGGCTAAGGTCAACGTGGGAACCGAACTTCAGCGCACCTTTGCCCGTGCCCTGCGTAATACACTGCAGTTACAGCCTGAGGAGTGGGACGTGCGCAAGCTGCTCAAGCCCAGCATCAAGGCCATCGCCTCGGTTGTGCGAGAGCGGCTTGAGGTGCTGGGTAGCGTAGGTAGGGCCTGA
- a CDS encoding class I fructose-bisphosphate aldolase encodes MKTLNQRLHRVLPPDRKALIVPIDHGLSLGNLQGLENPRATLQALREAGVDGTLMSAGLAKQLGLERGEMSLTLTMDSQLWGNRPGTLEQIKAAIPVATMRRAAALGADAVKVLFPWGLNLEVIEANIRLIAQVAEEADQYGFPLMIEPLWMGGVLPLEEHDQAIVHGARIAMELGADILKIPAVGLSALEQILAWEVPTVFLGGAKQDNPEVLYRRISEGLRSGARGVVIGRNVWQRPDMAEAIQAIRALM; translated from the coding sequence ATGAAGACACTAAACCAACGCCTGCACCGCGTTCTTCCTCCAGATCGTAAAGCCCTGATTGTTCCCATCGATCATGGTCTGAGCCTGGGCAACCTGCAGGGCCTGGAAAACCCTCGAGCCACGCTGCAGGCCCTCCGCGAGGCCGGGGTGGACGGTACTTTGATGTCAGCCGGGCTTGCTAAACAGCTCGGCCTGGAGCGGGGCGAAATGAGCCTGACCCTGACTATGGACTCACAGCTCTGGGGTAACCGCCCAGGGACTTTGGAGCAAATCAAAGCCGCAATTCCCGTTGCGACAATGCGCCGTGCTGCAGCGCTGGGGGCGGATGCAGTAAAAGTTCTTTTTCCCTGGGGCCTAAACCTCGAGGTGATTGAGGCCAATATCCGCCTGATTGCTCAGGTGGCCGAAGAGGCTGATCAGTACGGCTTTCCGCTGATGATCGAACCCCTGTGGATGGGCGGGGTCTTGCCGCTGGAGGAGCACGACCAGGCTATTGTTCACGGGGCGCGCATCGCTATGGAGTTGGGGGCCGATATCCTGAAAATTCCGGCGGTGGGGTTGAGCGCCCTCGAGCAGATCCTGGCCTGGGAAGTGCCCACGGTTTTTCTGGGTGGAGCTAAACAGGACAACCCTGAGGTGCTATACCGGCGCATCTCGGAGGGGCTTAGGAGCGGAGCCCGTGGGGTGGTGATTGGGCGCAACGTCTGGCAGCGCCCAGATATGGCTGAGGCTATCCAGGCCATCCGTGCGTTGATGTAA
- a CDS encoding carbohydrate kinase family protein yields the protein MRAIEAVSVGILVADVIARPVRGTAEKGRLELVDEVLLCSGGSAANTGYVLARFGIPTAVIGRVGQDGFGDFLVAEARRHGAESLLIRDPSAATSATQVLVDEEGERTFIHAIGANARLVPGDVPLEDLRARGARLLHLAGYFALPGMEGVDGGPARDLFARAVQLGYVTSLDNVWNARGNWELINPLLPHTDIFCPSIHDARHITRAHEPYLVAQKLFELGVRRVVALKMGAEGSLVMSREGESYQLPIVPIHTVDGTGSGDAFIAGFLAAWLRGMSLEACAKYGNAGGAMAARAMGAMNGITDWGELEILAKQIL from the coding sequence ATGAGGGCTATAGAAGCGGTTTCAGTGGGTATTCTGGTGGCAGATGTGATCGCCAGACCGGTACGGGGTACCGCCGAGAAAGGCCGCCTGGAGCTGGTAGACGAGGTCTTGCTCTGTTCGGGAGGGTCGGCGGCCAATACCGGGTATGTCCTGGCGCGCTTTGGCATCCCCACGGCGGTGATCGGACGTGTCGGGCAGGATGGCTTTGGTGACTTCCTGGTTGCCGAGGCCCGGCGACATGGGGCCGAAAGCCTGCTCATCCGCGATCCTTCAGCAGCCACCTCGGCGACCCAGGTGCTGGTGGATGAGGAAGGGGAGCGTACCTTCATCCACGCCATCGGGGCCAACGCCAGGCTGGTACCAGGTGACGTGCCCCTGGAAGACTTGCGAGCCCGGGGAGCCAGGTTGCTGCACCTGGCGGGGTACTTTGCCCTGCCCGGGATGGAAGGGGTGGACGGGGGCCCAGCACGAGACCTTTTTGCCCGCGCTGTGCAACTCGGCTATGTTACTTCGCTGGACAACGTCTGGAATGCCAGAGGAAACTGGGAGCTGATAAATCCACTGCTGCCCCACACCGATATCTTCTGTCCCAGCATCCACGATGCTCGTCACATTACCCGAGCCCACGAACCCTACCTCGTAGCGCAAAAGCTATTCGAGCTGGGTGTGCGCCGGGTGGTAGCGCTCAAGATGGGCGCCGAGGGGTCTTTGGTGATGAGCCGCGAGGGTGAGAGCTATCAGCTACCCATTGTTCCGATCCACACGGTAGATGGCACTGGCTCGGGCGACGCGTTTATCGCTGGTTTCCTGGCAGCCTGGTTGCGCGGCATGAGCCTTGAGGCCTGTGCTAAGTATGGCAATGCGGGGGGGGCCATGGCGGCGCGGGCGATGGGTGCGATGAATGGAATCACCGACTGGGGCGAGCTCGAGATCCTCGCAAAGCAGATCCTCTAA
- a CDS encoding D-lyxose/D-mannose family sugar isomerase, with translation MKRSEINRIIRDAETFVRAQGFFLPPFADWTPQEWQSRGPEAAEIVHNSLGWDVTDFGLGEYEKKGVLLFTIRNGTLEELSKGVGKVYCEKILVCNPGQMVLHHFHWRKTEDIINRGGGKLEIVLHQADANGRLSNEDVRVNCDGLWHTVPAGGRIVLSPGESITLRPFQYHQFSALEAPVLVGEVSTVNDDASDNHFLEPVGRFPQVEEDEEPYRLLVIDYPRYYPYARGSRAG, from the coding sequence ATGAAACGTTCCGAAATCAACCGTATCATTCGCGATGCAGAGACCTTCGTGCGGGCGCAAGGGTTTTTCCTACCGCCTTTTGCAGACTGGACTCCCCAGGAATGGCAGTCCAGAGGCCCCGAAGCTGCCGAGATCGTGCATAACAGCCTCGGATGGGATGTGACGGACTTCGGCCTGGGTGAGTACGAGAAAAAAGGTGTGCTACTCTTTACCATCCGCAACGGCACGCTCGAGGAGCTTTCCAAGGGTGTGGGCAAAGTCTATTGTGAGAAAATCCTGGTCTGCAATCCTGGCCAGATGGTGCTGCATCATTTTCACTGGCGCAAGACCGAGGACATTATCAATCGCGGCGGAGGAAAACTGGAAATTGTGCTGCACCAGGCTGATGCCAATGGGCGGCTTTCCAATGAGGATGTCCGTGTGAATTGCGACGGGCTCTGGCACACGGTGCCGGCTGGCGGCCGCATCGTGCTTTCCCCTGGCGAGTCTATTACCCTCAGACCCTTCCAGTACCACCAGTTTTCTGCCCTTGAGGCCCCGGTGTTGGTGGGAGAAGTCTCCACGGTAAACGATGATGCTAGCGACAACCACTTCCTCGAGCCGGTGGGCCGCTTCCCTCAAGTGGAGGAAGACGAAGAACCCTACCGCCTGCTTGTAATCGATTACCCACGGTATTACCCATATGCTCGAGGGAGCCGCGCAGGGTAA
- a CDS encoding alpha/beta hydrolase has translation MTPELGFVHCYEPGSARATLLLLHGTGGNEHSLVELARQMAPAANLLSPRGKVLENGAPRFFRRLAMGVFDQADLMAQAANLARFVQEAAERYGFDAGRVYALGYSNGANMAAALMLLHPEALAGGVLLRPVLPLEPSRPPSLSGKAAFLAAGRRDPWAPVERVEALAGWLERAGAQVELRWQEAGHELHPEELEAAKGWLARRLDV, from the coding sequence ATGACCCCCGAGCTGGGCTTCGTCCACTGCTACGAGCCCGGTAGCGCGCGGGCCACGCTGCTCCTGCTGCACGGCACCGGGGGCAACGAGCACAGCCTGGTGGAGCTGGCCCGCCAGATGGCCCCGGCGGCCAACCTGCTCTCCCCCCGTGGGAAGGTGCTCGAGAACGGCGCCCCGCGCTTCTTCCGGCGGCTGGCGATGGGGGTGTTTGACCAGGCCGACCTTATGGCCCAGGCCGCCAACCTCGCCCGCTTCGTGCAGGAAGCTGCCGAACGCTACGGCTTCGATGCGGGCCGGGTCTACGCCCTGGGCTACTCCAACGGCGCCAACATGGCCGCCGCCCTGATGCTGCTGCACCCCGAGGCGCTGGCCGGGGGCGTGCTGCTCCGCCCGGTGCTGCCCCTGGAGCCTTCTCGCCCACCCAGCCTTTCCGGCAAAGCCGCTTTCCTGGCCGCGGGCCGTCGCGACCCCTGGGCTCCTGTTGAGCGCGTGGAGGCCCTGGCGGGCTGGCTTGAGCGGGCCGGCGCCCAGGTTGAGCTGCGCTGGCAGGAGGCCGGCCATGAGCTGCACCCGGAGGAGCTGGAGGCCGCCAAGGGGTGGCTGGCCCGGCGTCTGGATGTCTAG
- a CDS encoding ring-cleaving dioxygenase has protein sequence MRGVNGLHHVTAMATQAQRNLDFYAGILGMRLVKRSVNQDDPSTYHLFYADAEGRPGTDLTFFPWENLAAPRKGTGLAVEVQLAVPQGSLEFWAGRLQRYGVKVGAVEVRFGERALPFQDPDGLEVALVETGPRPFTPWEESPVPEDKQIMGLHGARLWVRELYPTAQFLGQALGFVGAGQEKGWNRFVVNGGGSGNFLDIKELPNLPQGRWGRGSIHHLAWRVEDSAHQMAVRARIEDSGMRATPPIDRFWFKSVYFNEPGGALFELATDGPGFAVDEDPAHLGERLVLPPWLEPARPRIEAALPKLHLPAPEVEP, from the coding sequence ATGAGGGGGGTGAACGGCCTGCACCACGTCACCGCCATGGCCACCCAGGCCCAGCGCAACCTGGACTTTTACGCCGGGATTCTGGGGATGCGGCTGGTGAAGCGGAGCGTCAACCAGGACGACCCCAGCACCTACCACCTCTTCTACGCCGACGCCGAGGGCCGCCCTGGCACCGACCTTACCTTCTTCCCCTGGGAGAACCTGGCCGCCCCGCGCAAGGGCACCGGCCTGGCCGTGGAGGTGCAGCTCGCCGTGCCCCAGGGCAGCCTGGAGTTCTGGGCCGGGCGCTTGCAGCGCTACGGGGTCAAGGTGGGGGCGGTGGAGGTGCGCTTCGGGGAACGGGCCCTGCCCTTCCAGGATCCGGACGGCCTCGAGGTGGCCCTGGTGGAAACCGGCCCCCGCCCCTTCACCCCCTGGGAGGAAAGCCCCGTTCCCGAAGACAAGCAAATTATGGGCCTGCACGGTGCGCGGCTGTGGGTGCGGGAGCTCTACCCCACCGCGCAGTTCCTGGGCCAGGCTCTGGGCTTTGTGGGGGCGGGCCAGGAGAAAGGCTGGAACCGCTTCGTGGTGAATGGCGGCGGCTCGGGCAATTTCCTGGACATCAAGGAGCTCCCCAACCTGCCCCAGGGCCGCTGGGGCCGGGGCAGCATCCACCACCTGGCCTGGCGGGTGGAGGACAGCGCCCACCAGATGGCGGTGCGGGCGCGCATCGAGGACAGCGGCATGCGGGCCACACCGCCGATCGACCGTTTCTGGTTCAAGTCGGTCTACTTCAACGAGCCGGGTGGGGCGCTCTTTGAGCTGGCTACCGACGGCCCCGGCTTCGCCGTAGACGAAGACCCCGCCCACCTGGGCGAGCGGCTGGTGCTGCCACCCTGGCTCGAGCCGGCGCGCCCCCGCATCGAAGCCGCGCTGCCCAAGCTGCACCTGCCCGCGCCGGAGGTGGAGCCATGA
- a CDS encoding quaternary amine ABC transporter ATP-binding protein, whose translation MSFIRVENLYKIFGPKAGQALEMVQGGTDKDTLFQKTRHVLGLNRINLEVKQGEFFVIMGLSGSGKSTLLRVLNRLIEPTAGRVLVGDTEVTTLPHKELLRFRQDTFGMVFQHFALLPHYNILRNVAFPLELKGLSRKEREEQGMAWLERVGLSGYEKHYPGQLSGGQKQRVGLARALCANPPILLMDEAFSALDPLIRKEMQDELLRLQQELKKTIVFVTHDLDEAMRLGDRIAIMRDGEVVQVGTAEEILARPADDYVAAFLSGVNPAKIYKVEELVQEPVTVVLEREGLRSALRKMGQAGAVNAYVVNRSGFFQGMVRAEKLAEALKAEGERGGLESLLEPLPALSPGQTLEEALPLFSETALPLPILDEKGRLLGVVTRGRLIAAMAGRYVPQ comes from the coding sequence ATGAGTTTTATACGTGTAGAAAACCTATACAAGATCTTCGGCCCAAAGGCCGGACAAGCCCTGGAAATGGTGCAGGGGGGCACCGATAAAGACACGCTTTTTCAAAAGACCCGCCACGTGCTGGGCCTGAACAGGATCAACCTGGAGGTGAAGCAGGGCGAATTTTTTGTGATCATGGGGCTTTCGGGGTCGGGCAAGTCCACCCTGCTTCGGGTGCTCAACCGCCTGATCGAGCCCACAGCAGGTCGGGTTTTGGTCGGTGATACCGAGGTAACCACCCTCCCGCACAAAGAGCTTCTGCGTTTCCGCCAGGACACCTTCGGTATGGTTTTCCAGCACTTTGCTTTGCTTCCTCACTACAACATTCTGCGCAACGTGGCTTTCCCGCTGGAGCTCAAAGGGCTTTCCCGTAAGGAGCGGGAGGAGCAGGGCATGGCCTGGTTAGAGCGGGTGGGGCTTTCCGGCTATGAGAAGCATTACCCAGGGCAGTTGTCTGGTGGACAGAAACAGCGGGTTGGCCTGGCGCGGGCCCTTTGCGCAAACCCTCCCATCCTGCTCATGGACGAGGCCTTCAGCGCGCTGGATCCCCTGATCCGCAAGGAGATGCAGGACGAACTTTTGCGTCTGCAGCAAGAGTTAAAAAAGACCATCGTCTTTGTAACCCACGACCTGGATGAGGCCATGCGCCTGGGAGACCGTATCGCCATCATGCGGGACGGGGAGGTGGTGCAGGTAGGAACCGCGGAGGAGATTCTGGCCCGCCCTGCAGACGATTATGTGGCCGCCTTTTTGTCCGGTGTTAATCCCGCCAAAATCTACAAGGTGGAGGAGCTGGTGCAGGAACCCGTGACCGTGGTGCTGGAACGGGAGGGCCTGCGCTCAGCCCTGCGCAAGATGGGCCAGGCCGGTGCTGTGAATGCCTATGTGGTAAATCGTAGCGGATTTTTTCAGGGGATGGTGCGAGCTGAAAAGTTGGCCGAAGCGCTTAAGGCCGAAGGGGAGCGTGGTGGGCTGGAGAGCCTCCTGGAACCCCTACCCGCGCTTTCGCCCGGTCAGACCCTGGAAGAGGCCCTGCCGCTGTTCAGTGAAACCGCGCTGCCCTTGCCCATACTGGACGAGAAAGGGCGGCTCCTAGGGGTGGTGACGCGGGGCCGGTTGATCGCGGCCATGGCGGGGCGTTACGTGCCTCAATAG
- a CDS encoding ABC transporter permease: MDLAEAINAFVRWLVQNYGETFEAISQGLLSFLLFFEGLLRDLSWFWVAGLVFLAGWWLSRRLVFALGMGLGVWLIEALGLWDKGMQTLALVLAAVAVSVIIGLPLGILMGRSDRFRGFMLPILDAMQTMPSFVYLIPALLLFGLGKVPALIATVIYAVPPMIRLTDLGLRMVQREVMEAAEAFGATSWQRLLKVELPLALPNLLAGLNQTTMMALAMVVIASMIGARGLGEEVLLGIQRLDVGRGAVAGVAIVALAIVLDRLIQAAGQRAVKRYREER; encoded by the coding sequence ATGGATCTTGCGGAGGCAATCAATGCCTTTGTGCGCTGGCTGGTTCAAAACTACGGAGAGACCTTTGAGGCGATTTCTCAGGGCCTCCTGAGCTTCCTTCTGTTCTTTGAGGGGTTGTTGCGGGATCTTTCCTGGTTCTGGGTAGCCGGCTTGGTGTTTCTGGCGGGCTGGTGGTTGAGCCGCCGCCTGGTCTTTGCCCTGGGCATGGGGCTTGGCGTGTGGCTGATAGAGGCGCTGGGTCTGTGGGACAAAGGCATGCAGACCCTGGCCCTGGTGCTAGCTGCGGTGGCGGTTTCGGTAATTATCGGCCTCCCTCTGGGAATCCTGATGGGGCGGAGCGACCGCTTCCGCGGGTTCATGCTGCCAATTCTGGACGCCATGCAGACCATGCCCAGTTTCGTGTATCTGATTCCGGCTCTGCTGCTCTTTGGTCTGGGAAAGGTTCCAGCCCTGATCGCCACGGTCATCTATGCGGTTCCCCCCATGATCCGCCTTACCGACCTTGGGCTGCGCATGGTGCAGCGGGAGGTTATGGAGGCTGCCGAGGCCTTCGGGGCCACTTCGTGGCAGCGGCTGCTTAAGGTGGAGCTGCCTCTGGCCTTGCCCAACCTCCTGGCAGGGTTGAACCAGACCACCATGATGGCCCTGGCGATGGTGGTTATCGCCTCTATGATTGGGGCTCGAGGTCTCGGGGAGGAGGTTCTTCTGGGAATCCAGCGCCTGGATGTGGGCCGGGGCGCGGTGGCAGGGGTGGCCATTGTGGCCCTGGCCATCGTGCTGGATCGACTGATTCAGGCAGCCGGGCAACGGGCCGTTAAACGTTACCGGGAGGAGCGATGA
- a CDS encoding ABC transporter substrate-binding protein produces the protein MRGKLVLLSLVVAFGTAMGQQCEVNRPIVFADYDWESARVHNRIAQFILEKGYGCKTDALPGTSIPLITGLGRGDIDVSMEIWYNLTRDVVTQLETEGKIQRLGVTFPDAVQGWFVPTYVIKGDSQRGIRPMAPDLKSVFDLPKYKTLFRDPEEPSKGRFYNGVLGWFAERVNTKKLKAYGLEAHFTNFRPGTSDALVAAIASAYERGRPIVFYYWGPTWVLGKYDLTMLEEPSYDAETWNALIGQDNPSKATAFPMETVYNAVNTRLAREAPSVVEFLKKYRTSNALTSELLAYMEENRAKEEEVARHFLKTHPELWTAWVPAEVAERVKRAL, from the coding sequence ATGCGAGGAAAACTTGTTCTACTCAGTCTCGTCGTGGCCTTTGGCACTGCTATGGGCCAGCAATGCGAGGTAAATCGGCCCATCGTCTTTGCCGACTACGATTGGGAAAGCGCCCGCGTGCATAACCGGATTGCTCAGTTCATCCTAGAGAAGGGCTACGGGTGTAAGACAGACGCCCTACCGGGCACTTCCATCCCGCTGATCACCGGACTGGGCCGGGGGGACATCGATGTATCCATGGAAATCTGGTACAACCTGACCCGCGACGTGGTTACTCAACTGGAAACGGAGGGGAAGATACAGCGCCTTGGGGTAACCTTTCCCGATGCGGTGCAGGGATGGTTTGTACCCACTTACGTGATTAAGGGCGATTCCCAAAGGGGTATCAGGCCCATGGCGCCCGACCTGAAGTCCGTTTTTGACCTTCCAAAGTACAAGACGCTTTTCCGCGACCCCGAGGAGCCCAGCAAAGGGCGCTTCTACAACGGGGTGCTGGGTTGGTTCGCGGAAAGGGTTAACACCAAAAAGCTCAAAGCCTACGGCCTCGAGGCCCACTTCACCAACTTCCGCCCCGGCACCTCCGATGCCCTGGTGGCGGCCATTGCTTCGGCCTACGAGCGGGGGCGTCCCATCGTCTTTTACTACTGGGGGCCTACCTGGGTTCTGGGTAAATACGACCTGACCATGCTGGAAGAACCCTCCTATGATGCCGAGACTTGGAATGCCCTTATAGGGCAGGACAACCCCTCCAAGGCCACCGCCTTCCCCATGGAAACGGTTTACAACGCAGTCAATACACGTCTAGCCCGTGAGGCTCCTTCCGTGGTGGAGTTCCTAAAGAAGTACCGCACCTCCAACGCCCTAACCAGCGAGCTGCTGGCCTACATGGAGGAAAACCGGGCCAAGGAGGAGGAGGTGGCCCGCCACTTTCTGAAAACCCATCCAGAGCTCTGGACGGCCTGGGTGCCTGCTGAAGTTGCTGAAAGAGTGAAGCGAGCGCTCTAA
- a CDS encoding CsgG/HfaB family protein, with the protein MKRMGAVIFLFSALLLAGCAPSVSTSVAGKEIKKVDYSSYKGPRARVVVASFECNSPQCGTGPAVSGGAAQVLNFFGISIPVATSGIGADVSTMLNTALVSSNHFVVYDRSIITQLRSEAALSNQQNSFTGADLIITGVITGFEPNASGSSGLGAIPFIGGLVQQKKSYIRVDMRIVDTRTGAIIAAFPVEAEATDTNFAGVGAGLLPGGLGGLVGGLRTYSNTPMAKALALMIEAATQAIIERVPESYMKYDATGKPIQ; encoded by the coding sequence ATGAAAAGAATGGGAGCAGTGATTTTTCTTTTTTCTGCGCTTCTGCTTGCGGGGTGCGCTCCTTCGGTTTCCACATCCGTTGCTGGCAAAGAAATTAAGAAAGTCGACTACTCGAGCTATAAAGGACCAAGGGCTCGGGTCGTGGTGGCCAGCTTCGAATGCAACAGCCCTCAATGTGGTACTGGCCCTGCAGTTTCTGGTGGAGCAGCTCAGGTGCTCAACTTTTTTGGGATTAGCATTCCTGTTGCCACCTCTGGTATAGGCGCTGATGTATCCACCATGCTCAACACTGCGCTGGTGAGCAGCAACCACTTTGTGGTTTACGATCGCAGCATCATTACACAACTGCGTAGCGAGGCTGCTTTGTCGAACCAGCAAAACTCTTTCACCGGGGCCGATCTTATTATCACCGGTGTAATCACGGGGTTTGAGCCCAATGCGTCCGGAAGCAGTGGGCTGGGAGCCATTCCGTTTATTGGCGGCCTCGTTCAGCAAAAGAAATCCTACATCCGCGTGGATATGCGCATTGTGGATACCCGTACTGGTGCCATTATTGCCGCCTTCCCTGTGGAGGCAGAAGCCACCGACACTAATTTCGCGGGGGTCGGTGCTGGGCTTTTGCCTGGAGGCCTTGGTGGGCTTGTAGGTGGCTTGCGTACATACAGCAACACGCCTATGGCAAAAGCGCTTGCGCTTATGATTGAAGCTGCAACACAAGCAATCATAGAGCGCGTGCCCGAGAGCTACATGAAATACGATGCCACCGGTAAGCCAATCCAGTAA